From Caminibacter mediatlanticus TB-2, the proteins below share one genomic window:
- a CDS encoding formate hydrogenlyase complex iron-sulfur subunit has protein sequence MSLKLLDITREIGIVTYDYPFGDYEVHEGFRGKPHYEYEKCIGCAACAIACPPNAINVSYLKDEDKSKWEFDCGRCIFCARCEEVCPTGAIYLTKEFENSVRFNKEDLLQIGELEVVRCRVCNKPFTTKRLINYVIERLEKTRVVMNEEKIELLHTCPECKKNQAVEQFTKSVRYGGFK, from the coding sequence ATGAGTTTAAAACTATTAGATATTACAAGAGAAATTGGAATTGTAACTTATGATTATCCTTTTGGAGATTATGAAGTTCATGAAGGATTTAGAGGAAAACCTCATTATGAATATGAAAAATGTATAGGATGTGCAGCTTGTGCAATTGCTTGTCCTCCTAATGCAATTAATGTTAGTTATTTAAAAGATGAAGATAAATCAAAATGGGAATTTGATTGTGGTAGATGTATTTTTTGTGCAAGATGTGAAGAAGTGTGTCCAACAGGAGCAATTTATTTAACAAAAGAATTTGAAAACTCTGTAAGATTTAATAAAGAAGACTTATTACAAATAGGAGAACTTGAAGTTGTTAGATGTAGAGTTTGTAATAAACCATTTACTACTAAAAGGCTTATTAATTATGTAATTGAGAGATTAGAAAAAACACGAGTAGTAATGAATGAAGAAAAAATAGAGTTACTTCATACTTGTCCTGAGTGCAAAAAAAATCAAGCAGTTGAACAATTCACAAAAAGTGTGAGATATGGAGGTTTCAAATGA
- a CDS encoding NADH-quinone oxidoreductase subunit C, with protein MAKGEKFINKLKEKVKVLDVSYSTPDQVVVLVPRSDLVEAVRMLYYDMGGWLVSMIANDEREMNGHYALYYILSMEGGKMTIEDELPQDEKCFITIKTLIPETDPTYPSVTTKVPAAVWYEREAYDMFGLVAEGLPDKRRLVLPDDWPDNLHPLRKDAMDYRFRPDPVAPEDEPDYPFLFPEGDGVVDVPWGPLHITSDEPGHFRLFVDGETIIDADYRLYYQHRGMEKLAENRMNYDQMGFLAERVCGICGFNHAIACIEAVERASNIPVPRRAQFIRVICLELERLHSHLLNMGLACEVTGNVTAFMHLFRIREYTMELAQLITGGRKTYGNVMVGGVRRDITATEIKEAKVLLNKVEKYLKEAWEAIMEDDDQVERWRGVGRLDPKVARDFSPVGPNMRGSGFKRDTRYDHPFDVFDEIKFEVAVEYGCDVLSREKVRYKEVMEAISIIRQCFELMSGGPIFIKPDEYLIKPGNFALGNTEAPRGENIHWVMQGSAQKVYRWRCRAATYNNWPSLRFQFRGNDISDAALIVCSLDPCYSCTERITVVDVKTGKTKIITEKELKEYAKTRKNSPLKK; from the coding sequence ATGGCAAAAGGTGAAAAATTTATAAATAAATTAAAAGAAAAAGTAAAAGTTTTAGATGTGAGTTATTCAACTCCTGACCAAGTTGTTGTTTTAGTCCCAAGAAGTGATTTAGTAGAAGCAGTAAGAATGCTTTATTATGATATGGGTGGATGGCTTGTTAGTATGATAGCTAATGATGAAAGAGAAATGAATGGACATTATGCACTTTATTATATTCTTTCAATGGAAGGTGGCAAAATGACGATTGAAGATGAATTGCCACAAGATGAGAAATGTTTTATTACAATAAAAACATTAATACCAGAAACAGACCCAACTTATCCATCAGTTACAACAAAAGTCCCAGCAGCTGTATGGTATGAAAGAGAAGCTTATGATATGTTTGGACTTGTAGCTGAAGGACTTCCTGATAAAAGAAGATTAGTTTTACCAGATGATTGGCCAGATAATCTACATCCACTAAGAAAAGATGCAATGGATTATAGATTTCGTCCAGACCCAGTAGCTCCAGAAGACGAACCAGACTATCCATTTTTATTTCCAGAAGGTGATGGTGTAGTTGATGTACCTTGGGGACCACTTCATATTACAAGTGACGAACCAGGTCATTTTAGATTATTTGTTGACGGTGAAACTATAATTGATGCAGATTATAGATTATATTATCAACACAGAGGAATGGAAAAATTAGCTGAAAATAGAATGAATTATGACCAAATGGGATTTTTAGCTGAGAGGGTTTGTGGAATTTGTGGATTTAATCATGCAATTGCTTGTATTGAAGCAGTTGAGAGAGCAAGTAATATTCCAGTCCCAAGAAGAGCACAATTTATTAGAGTTATATGTTTAGAGCTTGAAAGACTTCATTCTCATCTTTTAAATATGGGACTTGCGTGTGAAGTTACAGGAAATGTTACAGCATTTATGCATCTTTTTAGAATTAGAGAATATACAATGGAACTTGCTCAATTAATTACGGGTGGTAGAAAAACTTATGGAAATGTTATGGTCGGAGGAGTGAGGAGAGATATTACAGCAACTGAAATAAAAGAAGCAAAAGTTTTACTTAATAAGGTTGAGAAATATTTAAAAGAAGCTTGGGAAGCTATTATGGAAGATGATGACCAAGTTGAGAGATGGAGAGGAGTTGGAAGGTTAGACCCAAAAGTAGCAAGGGACTTCTCACCAGTTGGTCCAAATATGAGAGGAAGTGGATTTAAAAGAGATACAAGATATGACCATCCATTTGATGTCTTTGATGAGATTAAATTTGAAGTTGCAGTTGAGTATGGTTGTGATGTCCTTTCAAGAGAAAAAGTTAGATATAAAGAAGTTATGGAAGCAATTAGTATAATTAGACAATGTTTTGAATTAATGAGTGGAGGTCCAATTTTTATAAAACCAGATGAATATTTAATAAAACCTGGAAATTTTGCTCTTGGGAATACAGAAGCACCAAGAGGAGAGAATATTCACTGGGTAATGCAAGGAAGTGCTCAAAAGGTATATAGATGGAGATGTAGGGCTGCAACATATAATAATTGGCCATCTCTTAGGTTTCAATTTAGAGGAAATGATATATCAGATGCTGCTTTAATTGTATGTTCGCTTGATCCGTGTTATTCTTGTACTGAAAGAATTACAGTAGTTGATGTAAAGACAGGAAAAACAAAAATAATAACTGAGAAAGAATTAAAAGAGTATGCAAAAACAAGAAAAAATTCTCCACTTAAAAAATAG
- a CDS encoding hydrogenase 4 subunit F — protein sequence MDVGVLIVAMLLIPLIGAIVIWFLPENFGLVSTIHALLAVVELVLTLNVVSFVIDGSIYFTLHKYLILDPIAGVFLTLIAIVGFLVNMYAINYMKWDIQKNELNLKEVKLYYGLMHLFIFTMMLSVVSNNIAIMWAAVEATTLSSVFMVAIYKNKRAVESGWKYIIICSVGLAFALYGTVLMYGAGYNAIGDSENPMFWSNLMASANLLNPDALKVVFIFVLIGFGTKAGLAPMHTWLPDVHSEGPSPTSAILSAVLLKCAIAAILRYYSIIGHSSVGFGYVETLFLVVGLLSIFIAALFIIRQRDIKRMFAYHSVEHVGIIAVGFGVGGPLGVFAALFHTMAHSLSKALAFCASGNIIKIYGTRDMEKMGGLVKINPLVTTLFAVAIFSLIGIPLLAVFVSEFLIIKAGIFTSEYLQIVLFIIGLAIIFIAVLAHFNEVAFGNVRGEVKTKKVETSANLPLIILAILIFTFGVYKIDSWYLLLSNAVKIILG from the coding sequence ATGGATGTAGGAGTATTAATAGTTGCAATGCTACTAATTCCACTAATTGGAGCAATTGTAATATGGTTTTTACCAGAAAACTTTGGGCTTGTATCAACTATACATGCTCTATTAGCAGTAGTTGAACTTGTATTGACTTTAAATGTGGTTTCATTTGTAATTGATGGTAGTATCTATTTTACATTGCACAAATATTTAATCTTAGACCCTATTGCAGGAGTGTTTTTAACACTTATAGCAATTGTTGGTTTTTTAGTAAATATGTATGCAATTAATTATATGAAATGGGATATACAAAAAAATGAATTAAATTTAAAAGAGGTAAAGCTTTATTATGGATTAATGCATCTATTTATTTTCACAATGATGTTATCAGTAGTATCAAATAATATTGCAATAATGTGGGCTGCTGTTGAAGCTACTACACTTTCATCAGTATTTATGGTGGCAATATATAAAAATAAAAGAGCTGTTGAGAGTGGTTGGAAATATATTATTATATGTAGTGTAGGGCTTGCTTTTGCATTATATGGAACAGTGTTAATGTATGGGGCTGGATATAATGCAATAGGTGATAGTGAAAATCCAATGTTCTGGTCTAATTTAATGGCAAGTGCTAATTTACTAAATCCAGATGCACTAAAAGTAGTATTTATTTTTGTATTAATTGGATTTGGGACAAAAGCTGGTCTTGCACCAATGCATACTTGGCTTCCTGATGTTCACTCAGAAGGGCCATCACCAACATCAGCAATTCTTAGTGCAGTACTACTTAAATGTGCAATTGCTGCTATTTTAAGATATTATTCAATTATTGGACATTCAAGTGTTGGATTTGGATATGTTGAAACACTATTTTTAGTAGTTGGATTACTTTCAATTTTTATTGCAGCACTATTTATTATAAGACAAAGAGATATTAAAAGAATGTTTGCATACCATTCAGTAGAGCATGTTGGAATTATTGCAGTTGGATTTGGTGTAGGTGGTCCTCTTGGAGTTTTTGCAGCACTTTTTCATACTATGGCTCACTCACTCTCAAAAGCATTAGCATTTTGTGCAAGTGGTAATATAATTAAAATTTATGGCACAAGAGATATGGAAAAAATGGGAGGATTAGTAAAAATAAATCCACTTGTAACTACACTATTTGCAGTAGCAATTTTTTCACTTATTGGTATTCCGCTTTTAGCTGTATTTGTGAGTGAATTTTTAATTATTAAAGCTGGTATTTTTACATCTGAGTATTTACAAATTGTTTTATTTATTATAGGACTTGCAATTATCTTTATTGCAGTACTTGCTCACTTTAATGAAGTTGCTTTTGGAAATGTAAGAGGTGAGGTTAAAACTAAAAAAGTTGAAACAAGTGCTAATTTACCTTTAATTATATTAGCAATACTTATTTTTACCTTTGGTGTTTATAAAATTGATAGCTGGTATTTGCTTTTAAGCAATGCAGTGAAAATTATTTTAGGTTAA
- the hyfE gene encoding hydrogenase 4 membrane subunit, which yields MVTLDLVSILSLLMIVTSLAVFGWRNIKQAAYIYVIQTMLLITIFAVLAQKYNAQELMSWAIIGFFLKVILVPYILIKLIRKLNVIIEEEPVEGFFVSPIIAIAFSLATAMMLYPILKEFSLLKEDIPLIASITVFMIGIFGLILRKNIIKQIMAFCLFENGSHLTLALMAYKSPEIVDVGILTDAIFAVIIMSILAMRYYKYFGSLDVTKASNLKG from the coding sequence ATGGTTACATTAGATTTAGTATCAATATTATCATTATTAATGATTGTAACATCACTTGCTGTTTTTGGGTGGAGAAATATAAAACAAGCTGCTTATATTTATGTAATACAAACAATGTTATTAATTACAATTTTTGCAGTATTAGCACAAAAATATAATGCCCAAGAACTTATGTCATGGGCAATTATTGGATTTTTTTTAAAAGTAATATTAGTCCCATATATTTTAATAAAACTTATTAGAAAATTAAATGTAATTATCGAAGAAGAACCAGTTGAAGGATTTTTTGTTAGTCCAATTATTGCAATTGCGTTTTCACTTGCAACAGCGATGATGTTATATCCAATTTTAAAAGAATTTTCTCTTTTAAAAGAAGATATTCCATTAATTGCTTCAATTACTGTTTTTATGATAGGAATTTTTGGGCTTATTTTAAGAAAAAATATTATAAAACAAATTATGGCATTTTGTCTATTTGAAAATGGAAGTCATCTTACACTTGCACTTATGGCTTATAAATCTCCTGAGATTGTAGATGTAGGTATTTTAACAGATGCAATTTTTGCAGTAATTATTATGTCAATCCTTGCTATGAGATACTATAAATACTTTGGAAGTTTAGATGTAACAAAAGCATCTAATTTAAAAGGATAG
- a CDS encoding respiratory chain complex I subunit 1 family protein, with the protein MSTTLFWMVVQVLAVVAVAPFFDGVARMIRAKMQARKGPPDPFQTYRDLYKLFKRGRVYPKNAHWVFKYAPYIMFGVVATMLAALPITYATDFKAGVVSDLFVILYLGAFFRFIFGVASNDSGNAFAAIGGSREQMIGVFVEPVIVLCLIVVMLLAKTSNLVEIQYMVKHWQIGYIYPSFAIASIAFLWAMYVEMARNPYDLAEAEQELQEGVLGEYSGSDLAISHMTMLIKQFVMIGLFLSIFEPWNVEFPLLALLIYIIKAGVFYVGAVFIDNFGPRYKLLSSFKRKANFALVIAFMAVITYVLGA; encoded by the coding sequence ATGAGTACAACATTATTTTGGATGGTAGTTCAAGTTTTAGCGGTAGTTGCGGTAGCACCATTTTTTGATGGTGTCGCAAGAATGATTAGAGCAAAAATGCAAGCAAGAAAAGGTCCACCTGACCCTTTCCAAACTTATAGAGACCTATATAAACTTTTTAAAAGAGGAAGAGTATATCCTAAAAATGCTCATTGGGTTTTTAAATATGCACCATATATTATGTTTGGTGTAGTTGCAACAATGCTTGCAGCGTTACCTATTACGTATGCAACTGATTTTAAAGCAGGGGTTGTGTCAGATTTATTTGTAATTTTATATCTTGGAGCATTTTTTAGATTTATTTTTGGTGTTGCATCAAATGATAGTGGAAATGCATTTGCTGCAATTGGTGGGAGTAGAGAGCAAATGATAGGTGTTTTTGTAGAACCAGTAATTGTTTTATGCTTAATAGTAGTAATGTTACTTGCTAAAACATCTAATTTAGTAGAAATTCAATATATGGTAAAACATTGGCAAATTGGATATATTTATCCTTCTTTTGCAATTGCTTCAATTGCATTTCTTTGGGCAATGTATGTAGAAATGGCAAGAAATCCATATGATTTAGCAGAAGCAGAACAAGAACTTCAAGAGGGAGTACTAGGGGAATATAGCGGTAGCGATTTAGCTATTTCTCATATGACAATGCTTATTAAACAGTTTGTAATGATAGGACTATTTTTATCAATTTTTGAACCATGGAATGTTGAATTTCCTTTATTAGCACTTCTAATTTACATTATAAAAGCTGGTGTGTTTTATGTAGGGGCAGTTTTTATTGATAACTTTGGTCCAAGATATAAATTGCTTAGTAGTTTCAAAAGAAAAGCAAATTTTGCATTAGTTATTGCTTTTATGGCAGTAATAACTTATGTGTTAGGAGCGTAA